AGGCAGAACACCACCGCAGGGTACGTCAGGGCCTGGCGCAGCTTGTCCCGGAACGCCGCCTCGCGCCCGTAATGTATCGCCAGCCGCGATAGGGCCTCGGGCAGCGCCCCGGCCTCCTCGGCCGCCGCCACGGTCTGGCAGAATGCCGCCGGGAACACATCAGGGTGCGCGCCCAGGGCCGCCGAGAGCGCGAAGCCCGCGCGCACGCTCTCGGACACCGCCCGCAGCGCAGAGGCGAATGCCCTCCGCTCCGTCTGGCCGGCCAGCACGTCCAGGGCCTCCTGTGCCGTCACCCCAGCTCGCAACATGGACTCGAACCTCACGCACAATAGCTCAAGGTCCCGGGGACTGACCCGGCCCCCGGGGCGCAGGGAACCGAGCCCTCTCTTTTCCGCCGCCTCCACGGAGATCACCAGCACGCCCGCCCCCGTCCGGCGCCACACGGCGCGGGCCGCTTCCCTTGGCCCCGGCGCGTCCACCACCACCCGCCCGAGCCGCCCGCCAGCCCAGACCTTAAGCTGGTAGAGCACGAAAGCCACCCCCGTCCCCTGAACCCAAAAGGCGAAGCGGAGAACCGTTCCCCTGCCCGCCAAGCACTACTGCGCGGACGCTACCTTGGGATCCCCCAGCGCAGGGTCGGCCAGCGTGGGATCGCCCGTCACCGGGGCCTGGGCGTTCGTACAGTAGATGTCGTCCTCGTTGCCCACATCCTTGTCGGGACCCGGGCTCACCAGTATGAACTCCAGGTAGTTGTTCCCGCTCAGCGGGGCGTGATAATAGTACGGGCTGCCCCAGGGGTCCTTGATCCCCGTCTCACCGCCCCACTTTACCCCGTGCGCCCCGAGCACGGCAGCAATGCCGCTTGCGTTCGAGCTCGCATTATCAGGCGCCGGGTACGAGCCCTTGCCCTCGTCCGCGCAGTAGGCCTCGACGATGCTCCTCATGGTGGCCAGGTCGGACATGGCCCGGGAGGTGCGCGCCTTGGTGGTGTACCCCATCAGCTGCGGCAGAAGTACCGCGGCCAGGATAGCAATGATGGCCACCACCACGAGGAGTTCCACCAGCGTGAAGGCCTTCTGATTGCGCACCCTCTTCGCAAAGACACCAATCACCTTCTTTTTCCCTCCTTACCCCGTCTAAGCTCATGCGGGGCATCCCGCCCCAGCTAGTTCCCCCCACAGGCACCGGTCGGCCTAAAAAGCACCCTGCTAATCCGCACAGACCACCACCTTTCGTGGTCGCGGTCCGCCACACAGCAAACCTGGCCCCCCAGCTGACGAAGGAGAGCCTGGTACCAGAGGCCGTTTTCCGCCAGGGAGGCCAGTTCGAATTCGATGTCCACGTTGTTCGCGCCCCACCGGCCCCTGGTGACATCCCCCACCACCAGCGCCAAGCTGGCTCGGGGTCAGCTAAGTGACGGGGATCGGTGCGGGCCGAGGCCAATCGATGCCCGGCCCGCTCCAACTCCTCCAGAAAACGAACATCCCGGCGCTTGTAACCGGGGCTGTCCGCGTTGGCCACGTCGTTCAGCAGCGCCAGATGCCGGCGCACGGCAGCACCCAGCGCCTGCTCTATCCCCCGTACCTGCCAGCTAGACAATCGGTCATGCGTGTTGCCCGCCCCCGCCAAATTGAAAATGCTTCCGCCGGTGCGGAAGCAGCCCAAAAAAGTTTCAGGGCTCCTTCGGCAGCCCGGCTATCATAGCTCCCAGAGCCTTAGACCCGTGGCTTTGCGTCCCCGCCTTTCGACGGGTTTGCCCTTATCGGTTTAGCCCCGTATGTCTTTTCTGACGCCAGCATTCTACATAACTGTCCGAATTCCTCCTTCGCTGCCACCCCCAATCCAATTTTTTCGACCAACCGGAACGGCGATAAGGCCGCGCCA
This sequence is a window from Bacillota bacterium. Protein-coding genes within it:
- a CDS encoding type II secretion system protein → MIGVFAKRVRNQKAFTLVELLVVVAIIAILAAVLLPQLMGYTTKARTSRAMSDLATMRSIVEAYCADEGKGSYPAPDNASSNASGIAAVLGAHGVKWGGETGIKDPWGSPYYYHAPLSGNNYLEFILVSPGPDKDVGNEDDIYCTNAQAPVTGDPTLADPALGDPKVASAQ